The Longimicrobiaceae bacterium genomic interval GCGCCTCGGAGCGGCCGGCGATCACCGCCAGGCCGCTGCGCAGGTCGTCGTCCAGGTCGTCGGGGCGGGCGGGGGCGCCCAGGAGCCCCTGCAGCGTGCCGGCGATGCTGCGGATGGGGGCGAGCGAGTTGTTGATCTCGTGCGAGAGGACGCGGATCAGCCTCTGCCACGCCTGGCGCTCCTCCTCGCGGGCGATGCGGCTCACGTCGGCCAGGACCAGGAGCTGGTGGGGGCGCCCGCCCTGCCGGAACGGCGCCCGCCGCACCTCCCACCGGCCGTTCCCCCCGGCGAAGGCGCGGTCCAGCGTGCGGGGCGACTCGCCCTCCAGCGGGGCGTCCAGCCCCACCTCCGCCGCGGTGCGCCCCAGGATCCGCTCCGTCGGCTGCCCCAGGAGCCGCTCCCCGGCCCGGTTGGCGAGCCGCACCCGCGCCTCCTCGTCGAAGGCGAAGACGGCCACGTCGATCTCGTCCATGACGCGGCGGAGCAGGGCGGTGGCCTCCAGCGCGCGGACGCGCTGCTCGCGCAGCGTGTCGGCCAGGGCGTTGGCCTCCAGGAAGGCGAGCCCGAGGGCGTCGTCGGTCCCGGAGCCGCGCGCCCGCATGGAAAAGTCCCCCTCGCGCAGGGCGGCGAGGAGGTTGGAGAGCGTCTGCAGCGGGCGGATCACCCGCTCCCGCAGCGTGAACGCGAACCCCAGCCACCCCACGACGACGAACAGCGTGAGGGTCCAGCGGAGCTTGTCGTCGTACGGCCCCGTCCACAGCAGCAGGAGCGCCGTCGCGGCGCCGGGGAGCCCGGTCAGGAGCGCCAGGCGGAGGACCCGGCGCTGGTGGCTGGGGGGACGCCGCCTGCGGCGGGGAGGGGAGGGGGGGGTCACGGTGCAGGAAAGGCTCGCGCCCCCGGGGCGGGCCCCCACCCGGCAGGCCCCCACCCGGCGGCCTGAGAGCCGCCACCCTCCCCCAATTCTGGGGGAGGGCTTCCCGAGACTCGGCGCCGTCGTGCTCCCCCTCTCCCCTCGCGAGGAGCCCGCGTGAGGGATGCGAGCCCGAAGGGGCGAGACCCCGCGGCTGTTTGCGGGGGCTCGCCGCCGTTGAGCACGGTCGTATCGTGCTCTACGGCGCCGCAGCCCGACCCCGCGCCAGCGGGGGCACGCCCGAACGAGCTGTGAAGAGCCGTTCCAGACCTCACAGCCCGTAGCGCTGGAGCCGCCGGTACAGGGCGCTCCGGCTCAGCCCC includes:
- a CDS encoding ATP-binding protein, which encodes MTPPSPPRRRRRPPSHQRRVLRLALLTGLPGAATALLLLWTGPYDDKLRWTLTLFVVVGWLGFAFTLRERVIRPLQTLSNLLAALREGDFSMRARGSGTDDALGLAFLEANALADTLREQRVRALEATALLRRVMDEIDVAVFAFDEEARVRLANRAGERLLGQPTERILGRTAAEVGLDAPLEGESPRTLDRAFAGGNGRWEVRRAPFRQGGRPHQLLVLADVSRIAREEERQAWQRLIRVLSHEINNSLAPIRSIAGTLQGLLGAPARPDDLDDDLRSGLAVIAGRSEALSRFMSSYARLARLPPPERAPVDVGAWVRRVAALETRLPVRVVPGPELTIPADGDQLDQLLINLVRNAADAALETGGGVEVGWREEGGRLEVCVEDEGPGLSETANLFVPFFTTKPQGTGIGLVLSRQIAEGHGGTLALENRDGARGTKARLTLPVA